Proteins from a genomic interval of Aspergillus flavus chromosome 7, complete sequence:
- a CDS encoding putative cyclin-dependent protein kinase complex component (unnamed protein product) — MMGRSSEDEAPHDLQSDVVSRWTQSDLGPAREDKEGALKSDGIEQMPPDSALGLLCVYIELLAKQTIDDPDDCRVDAFSLTKNRAQGDSVSSGEVTPVNGTEIHCCPAGYSDAGRDHVQLGILSKRFLSKRVPSITLKDYLLRLHRYCPMSTAVYLATSMYFTRMVTVDRTISLNHKNMHRLVLAGLRVAMKALEDLSYPHSRIAKVGGVTERELSKLEISFCFLADFELRVDVSMLTNQARALEKNVLHHGEIAS; from the coding sequence ATGATGGGGCGCAGCTCTGAGGATGAAGCACCTCATGATCTGCAGTCGGACGTAGTTTCTCGGTGGACACAATCCGATCTAGGACCCGCGAGAGAGGACAAGGAAGGTGCCTTGAAGAGCGATGGTATCGAGCAAATGCCGCCGGATTCAGCATTGGGACTACTATGCGTCTATATCGAACTGCTCGCTAAGCAGACTATTGACGACCCGGACGACTGTCGGGTAGATGCCTTTTCCCTAACCAAGAACAGGGCTCAAGGTGATAGCGTGTCCAGTGGGGAAGTCACCCCCGTAAACGGTACCGAGATACATTGCTGCCCTGCAGGCTATAGTGATGCGGGACGCGATCATGTCCAGCTGGGCATACTTTCCAAGAGGTTTCTCTCGAAGCGCGTGCCTTCAATCACATTAAAAGACTACCTCCTGCGGCTTCATCGCTACTGCCCAATGTCAACAGCCGTCTATCTTGCTACAAGCATGTACTTTACCCGAATGGTTACTGTCGACAGAACTATATCACTAAACCATAAGAACATGCACCGTCTGGTCCTTGCTGGTCTTCGGGTAGCGATGAAAGCGCTGGAAGATCTTAGTTATCCTCATAGTCGCATTGCGAAAGTTGGCGGAGTGACTGAACGCGAACTTTCGAAGCTCGAGATTAGCTTTTGCTTTCTGGCTGATTTTGAATTGCGAGTTGATGTTTCCATGCTCACGAATCAGGCAAGGGCTCTCGAAAAGAATGTTCTCCATCACGGTGAGATTGCCAGTTAG